GGTGCCCGGTTCCCCCaaactgcaggtgctggagCCTTGCACCCGGGTAATTCGCAGCTAGCAGAGCATGCAAACACAAGTCCTTCTgtcgccttttttttttttttttttttttttttttttttttacctgcatTATTAGTCTGCAGTCTTTATGTGTGGCAGCTGCTAATAACATCCTAAAGGGAGATCGGTGTCAatggagaaaggctgaaagGCTGtacctcttttcctcctctcatattcagaaaatatattctcCCCCCTCTGTCTGTAAACATATTGGCTGCTCCTAAGTTGCATTTGGAATTTCCAGCCCCCCTCGGTTTAGACcgtgttttaaaacaaacaaagtttAAGATTATTAAACAGAAGGGGAAGTATCCAACATCTGGAGAGGATCCACTGGGCTGAGAGTGTAAGAAACTGTAAGTCCTGTTATTGTCTCGTCAGTTAATAGGGATGTGAAGTCGCCAGTGAcgactgctgcagcagcagcatgtccGGGTGGTTATTTCCCAGTACAATCGCAGTAGTGGGGGATGCaaggcacagggagcagagcgAAATCTGGTTAGCAAGAGCTGAAAAATACGTATGGAAGCAAACAGCAAATGACATTTGGCAGCTGCCATAGCAGTTAGAATCCAGCAGAAGTACAGGAAGGTTTTTACTTGCACCAAATGACTGGGTGGAGGAGGGTAGAGGGGAAACGCACGCTACGGATTACATGGTGTGCcaagaaattattcagaaagtACGTGTTGAAACTGCAGCTACCCTTAATCCTGCAAGTAGTTATTTCTGCTCTCGCTCTCTGCAAACGCAGCCAATGGGATATTGGTGCATTTGTCCGGAGGGATTGCTTGTAAAGGGGAGCAGTAGGAGAGCATACTGCTGCAAGCGTGCCTTGCAAAAACAAGTAGTAGTTGGAAATTGTGGATTTGTCATACCTTAAAAACCAATAATGCTGTTCTGTGTGGTTGTGTTGACAGTGCTGTCTCCAAATAAGAAATGAGATGTAATGCATCCTGCAGTCCATGCATGCCTCCTCTTGCAAATCGCGCATCATTTCTGTGTGGAAACCTTTAAGTCCTAAAACccaggaaaagagaataaaaacattatCATGGACCTGAGGGAATTTTACTTGTTGGCCGCTTTGATTGCCTGTTTAAGGCTGGATTCTGCTGTGGCTCAAGAACTTATTTACACTATTAGAGAGGAGCTGCCTGAAAACGTCCCCATAGGAAACATACCAAAGGATCTGAACATTTCTCACATCAATGCTGCCACGGGGACCAGTGCCAGCCTTGTCTACAGACTGGTGTCCAAAGCAGGGGATGCCCCTCTGGTCAAAGTGTCCAGTACCACCGGGGAGATCTTTACAACATCAAACAGAATAGACAGAGAAAAACTCTGCGCTGGCGCTTCCTATGCAGAAGAAAACGAGTGTTTCTTTGAACTTGAAGTGGTGATTCTCCCCAATGACTTTTTTAGGCTGatcaagataaaaataattgtgaagGATACTAATGACAATGCACCTATGTTTCCATCCCCTGTCATCAATATCTCCATACCAGAAAACACTCTGATCAACAGTCGCTTTCCAATCCCATCAGCAACAGATCCCGATACAGGTTTCAACGGTGTGCAGCACTATGAGTTGTTGAACGGACAGAGTGTCTTTGGCCTGGATATCGTAGAAACTccagaaggagagaaatggcCTCAACTGATTGTGCAGCAGAACTTGGATAGAGAGCAAAAGGACACCTACGTGATGAAAATCAAAGTGGAGGATGGAGGGACCCCGCAGAAATCCAGCACAGCTATCCTGCAAGTCACAGTAAGTGATGTCAATGATAACAGGCCAGTTTTTAAAGAGAGTCAAGTAGAGGTTCATATACCAGAGAATGCGCCTGTAGGCACTTCTGTAATTCAGCTTCATGCTACAGATGCAGATATAGGAAGCAATGCAGAAATCAGATATATTTTTGGTGCCCAAGTTGCCCCTGCGACCAAaagattttttgctttaaacaaCACCACAGGGCTGATCACGGTTCAGAGGTCCTTAGATCGGGAAGAGACTGCTATTCACAAAGTGACAGTGCTGGCTAGTGATGGTAGCTCTACACCAGCTCGGGCAACTGTGACCATCAATGTCACTGATGTAAACGATAACCCTCCGAACATAGACCTCAGGTACATAATAAGTCCCATCAATGGCACAGTGTACTTATCTGAGAAAGATCCTGTCAATACAAAGATTGCTCTAATTACGGTTTCAGATAAGGACACTGATGTGAATGGCAAAGTGATCTGTTTCATTGAGAGAGAGGTCCCCTTCCACCTGAAGGCAGTTTACGACAACCAGTATTTGTTAGAGACCTCTTCCTTGTTGGACTATGAGGGCACCAAAGAATTCAGCTTTAAAATTGTGGCTTCCGATTCTGGCAAGCCCAGTTTGAACCAGACTGCCCTGGTAAGAGTTaagctggaggatgaaaatGACAACCCTCCGATTTTCAGCCAGCCTGTAATTGAGCTGtcagtttctgaaaacaacCGTCGTGGTCTATACTTAACAACTATTAGTGCCACAGATGAAGACAGTGGGAAAAATGCAGACATTGTTTATCAGCTTGGCCCTAATGCCTCCTTTTTCGATCTGGATCGAAAGACAGGAGTTCTGACAGCCTCCAGAGTTTTtgacagagaagagcaggagcgtttcattttcactgttacAGCCCGAGACAATGGCACCCCTCCTTTGCAGAGTCAAGCAGCTGTAATTGTTACTGTGTTGGATGAAAATGACAACAGTCCAAAATTTACTCATAATCACTTTCAGTTTTTTGTATCGGAGAACCTACCAAAGTACAGCACTGTGGGGGTGATCACGGTGACTGACGCAGATGCTGGGGAAAACAAAGCGGTGACCCTTTCCATCCTCAATGACAATGACAACTTTGTGCTGGATCCCTTCTCTGGAGTTATAAAGTCCAATGTTTCTTTTGATCGAGAACAGCAGAGCTCCTACACCTTTGATGTTAAGGCAGTTGATGGAGGACAACCTCCTCGCTCTTCCACAGCGAAAGTGACCATAAATGTCATGGACGTTAATGATAACAGTCCTGTTGTCATCTACCCACCTTCTAATACTTCTTTTAAACTAGTGCCACTCTCTGCAATTCCAGGATCAGTGGTAGCAGAAGTGTTTGCAGTAGATATCGACACCGGAATGAACGCTGAACTGAAGTACACAATAGTGAGTGGAAATAACAAAGGTTTGTTTCGGATTGATCCAGTGACAGGTAACATCACTCTGGAAGAAAAACCAACTCCTAATGATGTCGGGCTGCATCGCTTAGTTGTCAACATAAGTGATTTGGGTTATCCCAAATCTTTGCATACtcttgtgcttgtttttttgtatGTAAATGATACTGCTGGAAATGCCTCTTATATTTATGACTTGATACGCAGGACTATGGAAACACCTTTGGACCGGAACATAGGAGACAGTAGCCAACCCTACCAAAACGAGGACTATCTCACGATCATGATTGCTATTGTGGCAGGTGCCATGGTTGTCATAGTGGTGATATTT
The Numida meleagris isolate 19003 breed g44 Domestic line chromosome 1, NumMel1.0, whole genome shotgun sequence genome window above contains:
- the PCDH9 gene encoding protocadherin-9 isoform X2, with amino-acid sequence MDLREFYLLAALIACLRLDSAVAQELIYTIREELPENVPIGNIPKDLNISHINAATGTSASLVYRLVSKAGDAPLVKVSSTTGEIFTTSNRIDREKLCAGASYAEENECFFELEVVILPNDFFRLIKIKIIVKDTNDNAPMFPSPVINISIPENTLINSRFPIPSATDPDTGFNGVQHYELLNGQSVFGLDIVETPEGEKWPQLIVQQNLDREQKDTYVMKIKVEDGGTPQKSSTAILQVTVSDVNDNRPVFKESQVEVHIPENAPVGTSVIQLHATDADIGSNAEIRYIFGAQVAPATKRFFALNNTTGLITVQRSLDREETAIHKVTVLASDGSSTPARATVTINVTDVNDNPPNIDLRYIISPINGTVYLSEKDPVNTKIALITVSDKDTDVNGKVICFIEREVPFHLKAVYDNQYLLETSSLLDYEGTKEFSFKIVASDSGKPSLNQTALVRVKLEDENDNPPIFSQPVIELSVSENNRRGLYLTTISATDEDSGKNADIVYQLGPNASFFDLDRKTGVLTASRVFDREEQERFIFTVTARDNGTPPLQSQAAVIVTVLDENDNSPKFTHNHFQFFVSENLPKYSTVGVITVTDADAGENKAVTLSILNDNDNFVLDPFSGVIKSNVSFDREQQSSYTFDVKAVDGGQPPRSSTAKVTINVMDVNDNSPVVIYPPSNTSFKLVPLSAIPGSVVAEVFAVDIDTGMNAELKYTIVSGNNKGLFRIDPVTGNITLEEKPTPNDVGLHRLVVNISDLGYPKSLHTLVLVFLYVNDTAGNASYIYDLIRRTMETPLDRNIGDSSQPYQNEDYLTIMIAIVAGAMVVIVVIFVTVLVRCRHASRFKAAQRSKQGAEWMSPNQENKQNKKKKRKKRKSPKSSLLNFVTIEESKPDDAVHEPINGTISLPAELEEQSIGRFDWGTAPPTTFKPNSPDLAKHYKSASPQSAFHLKPDTPVSVKKHHVIQELPLDNTFVGGCDTLSKRSSTSSDHFSASECSSQGGFKTKGPLHTRQRSPSSP
- the PCDH9 gene encoding protocadherin-9 isoform X1, which encodes MDLREFYLLAALIACLRLDSAVAQELIYTIREELPENVPIGNIPKDLNISHINAATGTSASLVYRLVSKAGDAPLVKVSSTTGEIFTTSNRIDREKLCAGASYAEENECFFELEVVILPNDFFRLIKIKIIVKDTNDNAPMFPSPVINISIPENTLINSRFPIPSATDPDTGFNGVQHYELLNGQSVFGLDIVETPEGEKWPQLIVQQNLDREQKDTYVMKIKVEDGGTPQKSSTAILQVTVSDVNDNRPVFKESQVEVHIPENAPVGTSVIQLHATDADIGSNAEIRYIFGAQVAPATKRFFALNNTTGLITVQRSLDREETAIHKVTVLASDGSSTPARATVTINVTDVNDNPPNIDLRYIISPINGTVYLSEKDPVNTKIALITVSDKDTDVNGKVICFIEREVPFHLKAVYDNQYLLETSSLLDYEGTKEFSFKIVASDSGKPSLNQTALVRVKLEDENDNPPIFSQPVIELSVSENNRRGLYLTTISATDEDSGKNADIVYQLGPNASFFDLDRKTGVLTASRVFDREEQERFIFTVTARDNGTPPLQSQAAVIVTVLDENDNSPKFTHNHFQFFVSENLPKYSTVGVITVTDADAGENKAVTLSILNDNDNFVLDPFSGVIKSNVSFDREQQSSYTFDVKAVDGGQPPRSSTAKVTINVMDVNDNSPVVIYPPSNTSFKLVPLSAIPGSVVAEVFAVDIDTGMNAELKYTIVSGNNKGLFRIDPVTGNITLEEKPTPNDVGLHRLVVNISDLGYPKSLHTLVLVFLYVNDTAGNASYIYDLIRRTMETPLDRNIGDSSQPYQNEDYLTIMIAIVAGAMVVIVVIFVTVLVRCRHASRFKAAQRSKQGAEWMSPNQENKQNKKKKRKKRKSPKSSLLNFVTIEESKPDDAVHEPINGTISLPAELEEQSIGRFDWGTAPPTTFKPNSPDLAKHYKSASPQSAFHLKPDTPVSVKKHHVIQELPLDNTFVGGCDTLSKRSSTSSDHFSASECSSQGGFKTKGPLHTRQVNEHFYWSISTAYKCPINQY